One window of the Bartonella bacilliformis KC583 genome contains the following:
- a CDS encoding lytic murein transglycosylase — protein sequence MQKAEPSTFAFSGRLINWRPLIIGFAFVVFTSLMLFSSHTHADSGFKIWIQEFKKTALANNISSATFDMAFETVQAIDPEVLERAAYQPEFVDSSWNYFDNRIHDIAIVGGRNHAKKWKTWLDKIEKRFGVNSHIILAIWSMESNYGKALENKRMMRDAIRSLATLAYADKKREKYARTQLIAAMKILQSGAIHRSQLTGSWAGALGHTQFIPSSYLAYAVDMDGNGHCDIWTSIPDALATAANLLHMNGWQPGLHWGFEVKLPHGKQLPDDKLSFAQWTKLGVQNANGKPFPSPSEYATLKLPDGPEGPAFLVTKNFFVLKRYNNADRYAFAVSLLANRIAGHSGLVQDWKRPFKPINFQERMELQSHLAKLGHYKGEIDGKIGTASKKAIKDFQLLHGLEVNGYPNYEVLLLLRKQ from the coding sequence ATGCAAAAAGCAGAGCCTAGTACATTCGCTTTTTCAGGGCGATTAATAAATTGGAGACCTCTTATCATTGGTTTCGCTTTTGTAGTTTTTACTTCTTTAATGCTTTTTTCCTCGCATACACATGCTGACAGTGGCTTTAAGATTTGGATTCAAGAATTTAAAAAAACAGCTTTAGCTAACAATATTTCGTCAGCCACATTCGATATGGCATTTGAAACAGTTCAGGCAATTGATCCAGAAGTGTTGGAGCGAGCAGCCTATCAACCAGAGTTTGTTGATTCTTCTTGGAACTACTTTGATAATCGTATTCATGATATCGCGATTGTAGGAGGACGGAATCATGCAAAAAAATGGAAAACATGGCTCGATAAAATTGAAAAACGTTTTGGCGTTAACAGTCATATCATCCTTGCCATTTGGTCAATGGAAAGTAACTATGGAAAAGCCTTAGAAAACAAGAGGATGATGCGTGATGCTATTCGTTCCCTTGCAACTTTAGCCTATGCTGATAAAAAACGTGAAAAATACGCACGGACGCAACTTATCGCTGCCATGAAAATTCTCCAAAGTGGTGCAATTCATCGCTCTCAACTTACCGGATCTTGGGCTGGTGCATTAGGGCATACACAATTTATCCCAAGCAGTTATCTTGCTTATGCTGTTGACATGGACGGAAATGGACATTGCGATATCTGGACATCAATTCCAGATGCGCTTGCTACGGCTGCTAATCTTCTCCACATGAACGGTTGGCAACCTGGCCTTCATTGGGGATTTGAAGTCAAGTTACCGCATGGTAAACAATTGCCTGATGATAAGCTTTCCTTTGCACAATGGACAAAACTCGGTGTTCAAAATGCGAATGGAAAACCCTTTCCTTCTCCTTCTGAATATGCAACACTGAAATTACCTGATGGCCCTGAGGGACCTGCATTTTTGGTAACAAAAAATTTCTTTGTTTTGAAACGTTATAATAATGCGGATCGCTATGCTTTCGCTGTTTCTCTCCTTGCTAACCGTATTGCTGGACACTCCGGATTAGTACAAGATTGGAAACGGCCATTTAAGCCTATTAATTTCCAGGAGCGCATGGAATTACAATCTCACTTAGCTAAGCTTGGTCATTATAAAGGGGAAATTGACGGTAAAATTGGTACAGCTTCCAAAAAAGCAATCAAAGATTTTCAGCTTCTCCATGGCTTAGAAGTCAACGGATACCCAAATTATGAAGTTCTTTTACTGCTTAGGAAACAATAA
- the galU gene encoding UTP--glucose-1-phosphate uridylyltransferase GalU, giving the protein MQKIRKAVFPVAGLGTRFLPATKTIPKEMLTIVDKPVIQYVVDEALEAGIEHLIFVTGRNKAVIEDYFDAQVELYATLAERSKKEELQHLQDLQPQPGMTSFTRQQQPLGLGHALWCARELVGKEPFALLLPDMLMQAKKGCLSEMIHLYEKTQGGNIVAVQECHAEDVHKYGIVGKGEQIANGFEITQMVEKPEKGTAPSNLYINGRYILQPEIFDILSSQERGAGNEIQLTDAMVRLSDKQAFFGFQLDGKTFDCGSKTGFIEANVAFALARTDLCQQVSSSLKNLLETVKV; this is encoded by the coding sequence GTGCAAAAGATTCGTAAAGCAGTCTTTCCCGTAGCGGGTCTTGGTACTCGTTTTCTTCCAGCAACAAAAACAATTCCTAAAGAAATGCTGACCATTGTTGATAAGCCTGTTATTCAATATGTAGTAGATGAAGCTCTTGAGGCTGGTATTGAGCATCTTATTTTTGTCACTGGGCGCAATAAAGCAGTGATAGAAGATTATTTTGATGCTCAAGTTGAGCTTTATGCAACACTTGCTGAGCGTAGCAAAAAAGAAGAACTGCAGCATTTACAAGATTTACAGCCGCAACCAGGGATGACATCTTTCACTCGACAACAGCAACCTTTAGGGCTTGGGCATGCTCTTTGGTGCGCACGTGAGTTGGTTGGCAAGGAACCTTTTGCCTTATTGTTACCAGACATGTTGATGCAAGCTAAAAAAGGATGCCTTTCTGAAATGATACATCTTTATGAAAAAACGCAAGGAGGAAATATCGTTGCTGTTCAGGAGTGTCATGCTGAAGATGTTCATAAATATGGTATTGTCGGCAAAGGAGAACAAATTGCGAATGGTTTTGAAATTACACAGATGGTAGAGAAACCAGAAAAAGGAACAGCTCCGTCTAATTTATACATTAATGGACGTTATATTTTGCAACCAGAAATATTTGATATTCTCTCTAGTCAAGAACGAGGAGCAGGAAATGAAATTCAGTTGACAGATGCTATGGTGCGGCTTTCAGATAAGCAGGCTTTTTTTGGTTTTCAGTTAGATGGGAAAACTTTTGATTGTGGTTCTAAAACTGGTTTTATTGAAGCCAATGTTGCATTTGCTTTAGCACGTACAGATTTGTGTCAACAAGTTTCTTCTTCATTAAAAAATTTATTGGAGACGGTAAAAGTTTAG
- a CDS encoding KpsF/GutQ family sugar-phosphate isomerase translates to MTQSVDMLALQCAVTSALKTISSEKQGLAVLEKALLKNLSHSFREAVQTIRDAKGRVVITGLGKSGHIGAKIAATLASTGTPAFFVHAAEANHGDLGMISFSDVILAVSWSGETTELSGIINYAKRFRTPLIAITSGENSTLGRQADIVLLLPKVEEACPHGLAPTTSTIMQLAMGDALAVALLEMRGFTAIDFKIYHPGGSLGARLKYVRDIMHQGDNIPLVIQGTLMTEAMSVLVEKRFGCVGVVNQQGELIGIVTDGDLARNIHRDLSQFNVDEMMTKDPKILSPDALVGTAIAFIHDHHIGAFFVVENKKPVGIVHFHDLLRVGAA, encoded by the coding sequence ATGACACAGTCTGTTGATATGTTAGCTTTACAATGCGCGGTTACATCAGCGCTTAAAACGATTTCTAGTGAAAAACAGGGACTTGCTGTTCTTGAAAAAGCTCTTCTTAAGAATCTTTCTCACTCTTTTAGAGAAGCTGTTCAAACTATTAGGGATGCTAAGGGTCGTGTAGTGATCACTGGGCTTGGTAAAAGTGGTCATATAGGAGCAAAAATTGCTGCAACGTTAGCTTCAACTGGGACACCTGCTTTTTTTGTACACGCTGCAGAAGCTAATCATGGTGATCTTGGTATGATTAGTTTTAGTGATGTTATTCTTGCTGTATCGTGGTCAGGTGAAACTACTGAATTAAGTGGTATTATAAATTACGCTAAGCGTTTTCGTACGCCGCTTATTGCAATAACATCGGGTGAAAACTCTACATTAGGGAGACAGGCTGACATTGTATTATTGTTACCAAAGGTAGAAGAGGCTTGTCCCCATGGGCTCGCTCCGACAACTTCAACAATTATGCAATTAGCGATGGGGGATGCATTGGCTGTTGCTCTTTTGGAAATGCGTGGCTTTACCGCGATAGATTTTAAGATTTATCACCCTGGAGGTTCTCTTGGTGCACGTCTTAAATATGTGCGTGATATTATGCATCAGGGTGATAATATTCCTTTAGTTATACAGGGCACGCTCATGACTGAAGCAATGAGTGTTTTGGTTGAAAAACGTTTTGGTTGTGTTGGTGTTGTGAATCAACAAGGTGAATTGATTGGAATTGTGACGGATGGTGATCTTGCACGCAATATTCATCGTGATTTGTCACAATTTAATGTTGATGAGATGATGACAAAGGATCCAAAAATTTTGAGTCCAGATGCACTGGTTGGTACTGCTATAGCTTTTATTCATGATCATCATATTGGTGCATTTTTTGTAGTTGAAAATAAAAAACCCGTCGGGATCGTTCATTTTCATGATCTTTTGCGTGTTGGTGCTGCTTAA